In a genomic window of Rhinoderma darwinii isolate aRhiDar2 chromosome 10, aRhiDar2.hap1, whole genome shotgun sequence:
- the LOC142661519 gene encoding sperm acrosome membrane-associated protein 6-like — MRFLTLYYLRLQIVILLCGAEVVTSCLNCFTTPADRASICQYPVSLKKMEAVDCLQRLHRGFEPLTDTVIAFSQIQRIRLYLKGFEKEVKQISELYFPPSWVEQFENKIAEFVKGVKDRAASHTAAECKPPCGLQKEARVFKCSRCAEEDCQLPVTCPLEEMHVIELEKTIIHCGASFPLPDYATVVWKYAKNMKATDLGYFKDIYSGEDLFVMIEPTRASHKGTYACEVTDEDDDIILRQFYYLDVTQTDTREASEVERYFRHALESTKIPEEEEVIIKHVPSTLEKIQTFFQSYILYAIYAGVCCLIVTLLVGALWRYALSVD; from the exons ATGCGATTCCTAACTTTGTACTATCTGCGGCTGCAGATAGTAATTCTTCTATGTGGAGCGGAGGTAGTGACATCTTGCCTCAACTGCTTCACTACTCCAGCAGACAGAGCCAGTATCTGCCAATATCCTGTCTCGCTGAAGAAGATGGAGGCCGTAGACTGTCTCCAGAGGCTTCACAGGGGTTTCGAGCCCCTGACTGACACCGTGATAG CCTTTTCCCAGATACAAAGGATCAGATTGTATCTGAAGGGCTTCGAAAAAGAAGTCAAACAAATCAGCGAATTAT ACTTTCCACCATCTTGGGTGGAACAATTTGAAAATAAAATCGCTGAATTTGTTAAAGGCGTAAAAGACCGTGCCGCAA GTCATACAGCGGCAGAATGCAAACCTCCATGCG GCCTTCAAAAAGAGGCCCGAGTCTTTAAATGCAGCCGATGTGCTGAGGAGGATTGCCAACTCCCCGTGACCTGTCCCC TTGAGGAAATGCATGTGATAGAGCTGGAAAAGACCATCATCCACTGCGGGGCGTCCTTTCCCCTTCCGGACTATGCGACAGTCGTCTGGAAGTACGCCAAAAAC ATGAAGGCGACTGATTTAGGTTACTTCAAAGACATCTATAGTGGGGAAGACCTATTTGTGATGATTGAGCCTACACGAGCCAGCCACAAGGGGACTTATGCCTGCGAGGTCACGGATGAGGATGATGACATCATACTCCGCCAATTCTACTATCTGGATG TGACACAGACTGATACAAGGGAAGCCTCCGAAGTAGAGCGATACTTCCGTCATGCTCTGGAATCAACAAAAAtaccagaggaggaggaggtaattATTAAACATGTACCCTCCACCCTGGAGAAAATCCAAACATTCTTCCAGAGCTACATCCTCTATGCCATCTATGCCGGAGTCTGCTGCCTGATAGTAACATTATTGGTTGGAGCCCTGTGGCGTTATGCCCTCAGtgtggactaa